Genomic segment of Patescibacteria group bacterium:
TGGTCTCAGAAGGGACCTGGTTTAAGAGCGCGATCATAGAACAAGAGAGTTAATTATTAGCTAGTTTAATTTTACTCTTGTTCCAACTGCCTTAGTATACCCGTTTTTTTGTCCTTGACACATATAAAAATTTATGCTATATTACTAACATAGTAGACAAAGCGCATAAATTTGTTAATATATTTTTACTAAAATTAGCTAAAATTATAAATTATTTTTTTATTTTAAATACCCCTTGCTTTTAGAAATTTATGGATAATATCTCAATTCTAGACAAAATAATAAACAATCAGAAGGCCGAAGAAATCGCCAGGTTAAATGCGGTGGAAATCGTTAATAATTTGCTGGGCGAATTGGCGGACAGGGAAAAAGACGTCCTTATCCGTCGTTTTGGTTTGCATGGCCTTGGCAAAGAAACGTTGGAAAAGGTTGGCCAGGCCCACAAATTAACCAGAGAGAGAATAAGGCAGATCGAAGTTTCCGGCATAAAAAAACTGCGTCAGTTGGAAAAGCTGGAGGGTTATGTTAATATTTTAAAAAAAGTGACTTCACAGCTTTTGGAAGAGCATGGCGGCCTGATGGAAAGGCAGTATTTGCTCAATTCCTTGGCCAAATTTTCCCTAAACGGCGACGGCCGCGGAGGAAACGAAGAGTTAATCCACAAAAGCCATCTTGATTTCCTTATTTCCAAATTATTGCCGGAAGAGTTTGAAGAAATAGGCGACTCCGAGTTGTTTTTGGATTTTTATAAATTAAAATACCAGACCCTTGACCATCTTGAAGAGTTATCCCGCGAATTGGTTGAGAAGATAGAAAGTTTGAAGAAAATATTTAAAACAGAAGAGCTAATAAACCTTTCCGTTAAATTAGAAAGTTATAATAAAAATCTTGATAAATTCAATATCCCCTATAGTCTTGATATTTCAAGAATTTTAGACAATAATCTGGTTGAGGAGAAAATAGATGTAATAAACAGCCATAAAGTTTTATATTCTATTCTGCGGGCCCTAAGAAGGGTAGAGCAGAATAAATTCGGAGATTGGGGAATTTATGATTGGCGGGAAATAAAACCGAAGACTATAAATGATAAAATATATCTTATCTTAAAAAATCACGGCAAGCCTATGCATTTTGCCGAGATTGCCGACCGGATCAACCAGACCGGTTTTGACGGAAAAATTGCCAACGCCGCCACAGTTCATAACGAACTTATTTTAGACGAGAAATATGTTTTAGTCGGCCGGGGCCTTTATGGCCTGAAAGACTGGGGCTATAAAGAAGGCACGGTGGCTGACGTGATTAAGGATGTCTTAGCCGAAGCCGGCAAGCCCTTAACTCGCGAAGAGATCATCGACAAAGTCTTGGGAAAACGGCTGGTAAAAAAGACAACTATAGTTTTGGCTTTAATGAATAAAGAGATGTTTGAGAAAGCCGGAGGCAAATACCAACTGGCCGGAAGCCTAAAATCATAAA
This window contains:
- a CDS encoding sigma factor-like helix-turn-helix DNA-binding protein, with translation MDNISILDKIINNQKAEEIARLNAVEIVNNLLGELADREKDVLIRRFGLHGLGKETLEKVGQAHKLTRERIRQIEVSGIKKLRQLEKLEGYVNILKKVTSQLLEEHGGLMERQYLLNSLAKFSLNGDGRGGNEELIHKSHLDFLISKLLPEEFEEIGDSELFLDFYKLKYQTLDHLEELSRELVEKIESLKKIFKTEELINLSVKLESYNKNLDKFNIPYSLDISRILDNNLVEEKIDVINSHKVLYSILRALRRVEQNKFGDWGIYDWREIKPKTINDKIYLILKNHGKPMHFAEIADRINQTGFDGKIANAATVHNELILDEKYVLVGRGLYGLKDWGYKEGTVADVIKDVLAEAGKPLTREEIIDKVLGKRLVKKTTIVLALMNKEMFEKAGGKYQLAGSLKS